The Mesorhizobium sp. B1-1-8 genome contains a region encoding:
- a CDS encoding CapA family protein, which translates to MSNYPLSYKLSWLPCFLKPSLGGDSSGFAAPAAVLMDPPPARAVRLAFVGDISAVANRIPPECDSAIAALLASADLVVGNCESPIVERPSAVLGTRLGTHHAMRERFLADALAAAGIARDKLVLSLANNHVLDQGVAGFDETVSALARLGIRSIGTAAGGPVQHLVIGPLTIGFAAFTLWRNAGEAVFGERVSMSGDPAQWSSEVGAGVDLLCAVPHWDWEFRHFPRPVTRALARQLAGHGVRLIAGHHAHVVQPVERIGDSLVAYGLGDFLGTALARQPWPGRIGSVLVVDISADAATRGTIAAYRMHFFMRLAAGGHERLVPVEALQGVVKRRVAARLDAIFQTGQI; encoded by the coding sequence GTGTCGAATTATCCACTCTCCTACAAATTGTCATGGCTGCCGTGTTTTCTGAAGCCGTCGCTCGGCGGCGACAGCAGCGGCTTCGCTGCGCCTGCGGCTGTTCTGATGGATCCGCCGCCGGCGCGGGCGGTGCGGCTAGCCTTCGTCGGCGACATCTCGGCCGTCGCCAATCGCATACCGCCGGAATGTGACTCGGCGATTGCGGCGCTGTTGGCTTCCGCCGATCTAGTGGTCGGCAATTGCGAGAGCCCGATCGTCGAGCGACCGAGTGCTGTGTTGGGCACGCGGCTCGGCACCCATCATGCAATGCGCGAGCGCTTTCTGGCTGACGCGCTGGCGGCTGCCGGGATCGCCCGCGACAAACTCGTGCTGTCGCTCGCCAACAATCACGTGCTCGACCAGGGCGTCGCCGGCTTTGACGAGACGGTCTCGGCGCTGGCGCGGCTCGGCATCCGCAGCATCGGCACGGCCGCCGGCGGGCCTGTCCAGCACCTCGTTATCGGGCCGCTGACGATCGGCTTCGCCGCCTTCACGCTTTGGCGCAATGCCGGCGAAGCGGTGTTTGGAGAGCGCGTGTCGATGAGCGGCGATCCGGCTCAATGGTCAAGCGAAGTCGGCGCAGGCGTCGATCTGCTTTGCGCGGTGCCGCATTGGGACTGGGAGTTCCGGCATTTTCCGCGGCCGGTGACACGGGCGCTGGCAAGGCAACTGGCCGGCCACGGCGTCCGGCTGATCGCCGGCCACCATGCCCACGTCGTGCAGCCGGTCGAACGGATCGGTGACAGCCTTGTCGCCTATGGCCTTGGCGATTTCCTCGGTACCGCCCTTGCCAGACAACCATGGCCCGGGCGCATAGGCTCAGTCCTGGTCGTCGACATCAGCGCCGATGCCGCCACGCGCGGGACGATCGCGGCCTATCGGATGCATTTCTTCATGCGGCTCGCCGCGGGCGGTCACGAGCGGCTGGTGCCGGTGGAGGCGCTGCAAGGGGTGGTGAAGCGGCGGGTTGCGGCGCGGCTGGATGCGATCTTTCAAACCGGGCAGATCTAG
- a CDS encoding NAD(P)-dependent oxidoreductase — protein MSESYAFIGLGQLGGNLAASLLRNGFAVTVFDRDPAAAGRLVALGAAAARSPAEAAARAGNAITCLPSPKVSEAVLAGPDGLLDGLPKGGTWIEMSTNGRDEILRLAALALAKGIETLECPVTGGVHLAAVGKITALVGGDAALYERHRPAIEAMCARSFLMGPVGSAAVIKVITNMLAFIHLVAAGEALMLAKKGGLDLAQAYHAIVASSGNSFVHETESQLVLNGSYDIGFTMDLALKDLGFALRMGEESGVPLELASRVNAIFERGKAAYGGDAWSSRIVKLLEDAVGTDLRAPGFPARLEK, from the coding sequence GTGAGCGAAAGCTACGCCTTCATCGGCCTCGGCCAACTCGGCGGCAACCTTGCCGCCAGCCTGTTGCGCAACGGCTTCGCCGTCACCGTCTTCGACCGCGATCCGGCCGCGGCCGGGCGTCTCGTGGCGCTTGGCGCAGCTGCCGCGAGAAGCCCGGCCGAGGCGGCTGCGCGTGCCGGCAATGCCATAACTTGCCTGCCCTCGCCGAAAGTCAGCGAGGCGGTGCTTGCCGGGCCCGACGGATTGCTGGACGGCCTGCCCAAGGGCGGCACCTGGATCGAGATGTCGACCAACGGCCGCGACGAGATCCTGCGGCTGGCGGCGCTTGCTTTGGCAAAGGGTATCGAGACCCTGGAATGTCCCGTCACCGGCGGCGTCCATCTGGCGGCAGTTGGAAAGATAACCGCGCTGGTCGGCGGCGACGCAGCACTTTACGAACGGCACCGCCCGGCCATCGAGGCGATGTGCGCCAGATCATTCCTGATGGGCCCGGTCGGCTCGGCGGCGGTGATCAAGGTCATCACCAACATGCTGGCCTTCATCCATCTCGTCGCCGCCGGCGAAGCGCTGATGCTGGCCAAAAAAGGCGGCCTCGATCTCGCCCAGGCCTACCACGCTATCGTCGCCTCGTCCGGCAACAGCTTCGTCCACGAGACCGAAAGCCAACTGGTGCTGAACGGCTCTTATGACATCGGCTTCACCATGGACCTGGCACTGAAGGACCTCGGCTTCGCGCTTCGTATGGGTGAAGAATCGGGCGTGCCGCTTGAACTGGCGTCGCGCGTCAACGCAATTTTCGAGCGGGGCAAGGCGGCCTATGGCGGCGACGCCTGGTCCAGCCGGATCGTTAAGCTGCTCGAGGACGCCGTCGGCACGGACCTGCGCGCGCCCGGCTTCCCAGCCCGGCTCGAAAAATAG
- a CDS encoding mandelate racemase/muconate lactonizing enzyme family protein — translation MKITDVKTWVVGNPPPGIGGKYFIFVKLTTDGGVVGYGEAYNATFSAHVTASMIEDMAERYLVGRDPHDIENFFRRAYSSGFTQRPDVSGMGCFSALEMACWDIIGKEADKPVYKLLGGQVHETLRSYTYLYPHTGSVHSEDAPSGRNVYNDPEMAAACALEYVEQGFNAVKLDPAGPYTAFDGHQPRLLDIDISASMIKAIREAVGTRADILFGTHGQFTASGALRLARAIEPYDPLWFEEPVPPDMPEVMAQVARATSIPIATGERLTTKFEFARVIENRAATILQPDLGRSGGILETKKIAAMAEAYHIQVAPHCYCGPIVGAANIQLAATLPNFLILESLKQWDGFHATLLKKKIEWQDGNVIPSKEPGLGVELNEDVCDAHPYSGKDLHLQMMQTPLMP, via the coding sequence ATGAAGATCACCGACGTCAAGACCTGGGTTGTCGGCAACCCGCCGCCCGGCATCGGCGGCAAATATTTCATCTTCGTCAAGCTCACCACCGACGGCGGCGTGGTCGGCTATGGCGAGGCTTACAATGCGACCTTCTCGGCACATGTCACCGCCAGCATGATCGAGGACATGGCCGAGCGTTATCTTGTCGGCCGCGATCCGCACGACATCGAGAACTTCTTCCGCCGCGCCTATTCCTCCGGCTTCACCCAGCGCCCCGATGTCTCCGGCATGGGCTGCTTCTCGGCGCTTGAAATGGCCTGCTGGGACATCATTGGCAAGGAAGCCGACAAGCCGGTCTATAAGCTGCTCGGCGGCCAGGTGCACGAGACGCTGCGCTCCTACACCTATCTTTATCCGCACACCGGCAGCGTCCATTCCGAGGACGCGCCGAGCGGCAGGAACGTCTACAACGACCCCGAGATGGCCGCCGCCTGCGCGCTCGAATATGTCGAGCAGGGCTTTAACGCCGTCAAGCTCGATCCAGCCGGTCCCTACACCGCCTTCGACGGCCACCAGCCGCGGCTGCTCGACATCGATATTTCCGCCAGCATGATCAAGGCGATCCGCGAGGCGGTCGGCACCAGGGCCGACATCCTGTTCGGCACGCATGGCCAGTTCACCGCTTCGGGCGCCCTGCGGCTCGCCCGCGCCATCGAGCCCTACGATCCGCTCTGGTTCGAGGAGCCGGTGCCGCCGGATATGCCCGAGGTGATGGCGCAGGTCGCCCGCGCGACCTCGATCCCGATCGCCACCGGCGAACGGCTGACGACGAAGTTCGAGTTCGCCCGCGTTATCGAGAACCGCGCTGCCACCATCCTGCAGCCCGACCTCGGCCGTTCTGGCGGCATTCTGGAAACCAAGAAGATCGCCGCCATGGCCGAGGCCTATCACATCCAGGTCGCGCCGCACTGCTATTGCGGCCCGATCGTCGGCGCCGCCAACATCCAGCTTGCGGCGACGCTGCCCAATTTCCTGATTCTGGAATCGCTGAAGCAGTGGGACGGTTTCCACGCCACATTGCTCAAGAAGAAGATCGAATGGCAGGACGGCAATGTCATTCCGTCGAAGGAGCCGGGCCTCGGCGTCGAGCTCAACGAGGATGTCTGCGACGCGCACCCCTACTCCGGCAAGGACCTGCATTTGCAGATGATGCAGACGCCGCTGATGCCGTGA
- a CDS encoding GMC family oxidoreductase, which yields MQTYDFIIVGSGSAGSVVAERLSASGRFSVLVLEAGGSDRRFYVQMPLGYGKTFFDPAVNWNYKAEPDPGLAGSADHWPRGKLLGGSSSINAMVYIRGAREDFDAWAAAGNPGWSYADLLPSFKALEDNEAGADKWRGVGGPLHITDCSNAVHPLTKRYLVAAQQAGLPFNPDFNGASQEGVGIYQITTRNGRRMSAARAFLRPAMKRRNVRVETNALATKLLFEGKRAVGVEYEQNGETRTARAGREVIVSSGSINSPQLLQLSGVGPSALLGSVGIPVIQANENVGANLQDHVGINYTFKGRLPTLNQVLRPWWGKLRVGMQYILTRSGPLSLSMNNAGGFFRTDPALARPNMQLYFQAFSTVIPKNGERPILTPDPWPGFSIGLSNCRPSSRGEIMIRSKDPRDHPRITANAYSTNHDVDEMLAAVKFVRTIASMPAMAEIIEEEVLPGPSIKSDADLVQDFRKRSGTVYHPVSTCRMGPDASRAVVDPRLKVHGLQGVRIIDASIFPDNITGNTNAASILTGWKGADLVLEEHK from the coding sequence ATGCAGACTTATGATTTCATTATCGTCGGCTCCGGCTCCGCCGGTTCGGTCGTCGCGGAAAGGCTCTCGGCTTCGGGCCGCTTCTCGGTGCTGGTGCTGGAGGCCGGCGGCAGCGATCGGCGCTTCTATGTCCAGATGCCGCTCGGCTACGGCAAGACCTTCTTCGATCCGGCCGTCAACTGGAACTACAAGGCCGAGCCCGATCCCGGCCTCGCCGGCAGCGCCGACCACTGGCCGCGCGGCAAGCTGCTCGGCGGCTCGAGCTCGATCAACGCCATGGTCTATATCAGGGGCGCGCGCGAGGATTTCGATGCCTGGGCGGCCGCCGGCAATCCGGGCTGGAGCTATGCAGATCTCCTGCCTTCCTTCAAGGCGCTGGAGGACAACGAGGCCGGCGCCGACAAATGGCGCGGCGTCGGCGGTCCGTTGCACATCACCGATTGCTCGAACGCGGTGCATCCGCTGACCAAGCGCTACCTCGTCGCCGCCCAGCAAGCCGGTCTGCCGTTCAATCCGGATTTCAACGGCGCCTCCCAGGAAGGCGTCGGCATCTATCAGATCACCACCAGGAACGGCCGCCGCATGTCCGCCGCGCGCGCCTTCCTGCGCCCGGCGATGAAACGCCGCAACGTCCGTGTCGAGACCAATGCGCTGGCGACGAAGCTCCTGTTCGAGGGCAAGCGCGCCGTCGGCGTCGAATATGAGCAGAACGGTGAGACGAGGACGGCCCGCGCCGGCCGCGAGGTGATCGTGTCCAGCGGCTCGATCAATTCACCGCAACTCCTGCAGCTCTCCGGCGTCGGCCCGTCGGCGCTGCTCGGCAGCGTCGGCATACCCGTCATCCAGGCCAACGAGAATGTCGGTGCCAATCTGCAGGATCATGTCGGCATCAACTACACCTTCAAGGGCAGGCTGCCGACGCTGAACCAGGTCCTGCGCCCGTGGTGGGGCAAGCTGCGCGTCGGCATGCAGTACATTCTCACCCGCTCCGGCCCGCTGTCGCTGTCGATGAACAATGCCGGCGGCTTCTTCCGCACCGACCCGGCCCTCGCCCGGCCGAACATGCAGCTCTATTTCCAGGCCTTCTCCACCGTCATTCCGAAGAACGGCGAGCGCCCGATCCTGACGCCGGACCCATGGCCGGGCTTCTCCATCGGCCTGTCCAACTGCCGCCCGTCGAGCCGCGGCGAGATCATGATCCGCTCGAAGGACCCGCGCGACCATCCGAGGATCACGGCCAACGCCTATTCCACCAACCACGATGTCGACGAAATGCTCGCGGCGGTGAAATTCGTGCGCACGATCGCCTCGATGCCGGCGATGGCCGAAATCATCGAGGAAGAGGTTTTGCCGGGGCCGTCGATCAAGTCCGACGCCGACCTCGTCCAGGATTTCAGGAAGCGCTCGGGCACCGTCTATCATCCCGTTTCGACCTGCCGCATGGGACCGGACGCCTCGCGCGCGGTCGTCGATCCGCGGCTCAAGGTGCATGGGCTTCAGGGCGTTCGCATCATCGACGCCTCGATCTTCCCCGACAACATCACCGGCAACACCAACGCCGCCTCGATCCTGACCGGATGGAAGGGCGCCGATCTGGTTCTGGAGGAACACAAATGA
- a CDS encoding acyl-CoA thioesterase codes for MVHYADGKPLGDLTLRTLAMPSDANAAGDIFGGWVMAQMDLACGIRAAERAKGRVVTAAVKEMSFAKPMKIGDTLCIYTHVERVGRTSMMLKVEAWAQRYLTDLMEKVTHADFVMVALDSEGKPKPVPAES; via the coding sequence ATGGTGCATTACGCGGACGGAAAACCGCTTGGCGATCTGACGCTGCGGACGCTCGCCATGCCGTCCGACGCCAACGCCGCCGGAGATATCTTCGGCGGCTGGGTGATGGCGCAGATGGACCTTGCCTGTGGCATCCGCGCCGCCGAGCGCGCCAAGGGCCGCGTGGTGACGGCGGCGGTGAAGGAGATGTCCTTCGCCAAGCCGATGAAGATCGGCGACACGCTGTGCATTTATACCCATGTCGAGCGAGTCGGCCGCACCTCGATGATGCTCAAGGTCGAGGCCTGGGCGCAGCGCTATCTCACCGACCTGATGGAGAAGGTCACCCATGCCGATTTCGTCATGGTGGCGCTCGACAGCGAGGGCAAGCCTAAGCCGGTTCCGGCGGAGAGCTGA
- a CDS encoding winged helix-turn-helix transcriptional regulator, with product MLLRHPHNTEDCRAVSEILQRVGDKWTVLVVGKLGGGPMRFNELRTAVGGISQKMLTTTLRGLERDGFVTRKVFPTIPPRVDYELTELGHELLVPVGALGEWARKNTERVKAARARFDSAMA from the coding sequence TTGTTACTGAGGCACCCGCACAACACCGAAGACTGCCGCGCCGTGTCGGAGATCCTGCAGCGCGTCGGCGACAAATGGACCGTTCTGGTGGTCGGCAAGCTGGGCGGTGGTCCGATGCGCTTCAACGAACTGCGCACCGCCGTCGGCGGCATCTCGCAAAAGATGCTGACCACCACCTTGCGCGGCCTGGAGCGTGACGGCTTCGTCACCCGAAAAGTGTTTCCGACCATCCCGCCGCGCGTCGATTACGAGCTGACGGAGCTTGGGCACGAGCTGCTCGTGCCTGTCGGCGCGCTCGGCGAATGGGCACGCAAGAATACCGAACGGGTCAAGGCCGCGCGCGCGAGATTCGACAGCGCAATGGCCTGA
- a CDS encoding NADPH-dependent FMN reductase → MSKPKIAIIVGSTRAARFADVPTQWIAKIAKAHADIDVEIVDLRDFPLPFFDEVASSAWAPSQNEVAQRWQKKVAEFDGFIFTAAEYNHGPTAVLKNAIDYAANEWNKKPAGFVGYGSVGGSRAIEQLRLHAVELQMAPVKSAVHIAWGDFLAVRQGDKKLEDLEHLNQAAAALVNDVAWWAKVLKAARLADVIDEEARAA, encoded by the coding sequence ATGTCCAAACCCAAAATCGCCATCATCGTCGGTTCGACGCGCGCCGCCCGCTTCGCGGACGTCCCGACGCAGTGGATCGCCAAGATCGCCAAGGCGCATGCCGACATCGACGTCGAGATCGTCGATCTGCGCGACTTCCCGCTGCCGTTCTTCGACGAGGTCGCGTCCTCCGCCTGGGCGCCCTCGCAGAACGAAGTGGCGCAGCGCTGGCAAAAGAAGGTCGCCGAGTTCGACGGCTTCATCTTCACCGCCGCCGAATACAATCACGGCCCGACGGCCGTGCTGAAGAACGCCATCGACTACGCCGCCAATGAGTGGAACAAAAAGCCGGCCGGCTTTGTCGGATACGGCAGCGTCGGCGGTTCGCGTGCCATCGAACAGCTCCGGCTGCATGCCGTCGAGCTGCAGATGGCGCCGGTGAAGTCAGCCGTCCACATCGCCTGGGGCGATTTCCTCGCCGTGCGCCAGGGCGACAAGAAGCTCGAGGACCTCGAGCATCTGAACCAGGCCGCCGCCGCGCTGGTCAATGACGTCGCCTGGTGGGCAAAGGTGCTGAAGGCGGCGCGCCTGGCTGACGTGATCGACGAGGAAGCCCGGGCTGCCTGA
- a CDS encoding winged helix-turn-helix transcriptional regulator has product MTQSGKKRAMKRLPMLPAERALKVISGRWKAVILYHLFDGPRRLSALKALMPGITQKVLIEQLREMEEHGLVSREIFAEVPSRVEYSATPLGLSLEPILLALCQWGQHHADELNEKDRLADCIIRPRQLAEAAPGH; this is encoded by the coding sequence ATGACCCAATCCGGCAAGAAGAGGGCAATGAAACGACTGCCGATGTTGCCGGCGGAGCGCGCCTTGAAGGTGATCTCGGGTCGCTGGAAGGCGGTGATCCTCTATCACCTCTTCGATGGCCCGCGACGGCTCTCGGCGCTGAAGGCGCTGATGCCGGGCATCACCCAGAAGGTGTTGATCGAGCAGTTGCGCGAGATGGAGGAACACGGGCTGGTCAGCCGCGAGATCTTCGCCGAGGTCCCGTCGCGCGTCGAATATTCCGCGACGCCGCTCGGTCTCAGCCTGGAGCCCATCCTTCTGGCGCTTTGCCAATGGGGCCAGCACCATGCGGATGAGCTTAACGAGAAGGATCGCCTGGCCGACTGTATCATCAGACCAAGACAGCTCGCCGAGGCCGCTCCCGGACATTGA
- a CDS encoding quinone oxidoreductase family protein, producing MKAVQFSRFGGPEVLEIVDVPTPAAGAGEVLVKVGAAGINFFEVLMRADRYAVTPSLPMFPGVEAAGIVEAVGEGVDKRLLGRRVAAPLFVLARPFGGYAEYVTIDAELAVPLPDAVSFEEACALMVQGLTAFHLLRQSPAANKTVLVPAAAGGVGSLLVQLARGQGARRVIALAGGKAKLDLALSLGAEAAIDHRAADWVTGVKDAANRHLDTVYDTVGGSMTSDFLKVLSSGGELVFAALGRFALSSPDLEAMIGRNQSLKGFALLPLLSPDVLKASLSELFELVANGRLKIEIGDRFPMDQAAEAHRLIEERRSTGKVVLIP from the coding sequence ATGAAAGCCGTCCAGTTCAGCCGCTTCGGCGGTCCAGAGGTGCTCGAAATCGTCGACGTTCCAACACCCGCTGCAGGAGCCGGAGAGGTTCTGGTCAAGGTTGGAGCTGCCGGCATCAATTTTTTCGAGGTGCTGATGCGGGCGGACCGCTACGCGGTTACGCCAAGCCTGCCGATGTTTCCGGGTGTCGAGGCGGCCGGCATCGTCGAGGCCGTCGGCGAGGGCGTGGACAAGCGGCTGCTGGGAAGGCGCGTCGCAGCACCGCTGTTTGTCTTGGCACGGCCGTTCGGCGGCTATGCCGAGTATGTCACGATCGATGCCGAGCTGGCCGTGCCGTTGCCGGACGCGGTTTCGTTCGAAGAGGCCTGTGCCCTGATGGTGCAAGGGCTGACGGCCTTCCATCTGCTGCGGCAAAGCCCGGCGGCGAACAAAACGGTGCTGGTTCCGGCTGCCGCCGGAGGCGTTGGTTCGCTGCTTGTCCAGTTGGCAAGAGGGCAGGGGGCCCGCCGCGTCATCGCGCTGGCCGGCGGCAAGGCCAAGCTCGACCTCGCCCTGTCGCTTGGCGCCGAAGCAGCAATCGACCATCGTGCCGCAGATTGGGTGACTGGGGTTAAGGATGCCGCGAACCGCCACCTCGATACGGTCTACGACACTGTCGGCGGGTCGATGACCAGCGATTTCCTGAAAGTGCTTTCGTCCGGCGGCGAACTGGTGTTCGCGGCACTTGGCCGATTTGCGCTTTCCTCCCCCGATCTGGAAGCGATGATCGGCCGCAATCAATCGCTCAAGGGCTTCGCGCTGCTGCCGCTGTTGTCTCCCGATGTGCTGAAGGCGAGCCTGTCGGAGCTTTTCGAACTGGTTGCGAACGGCCGGCTGAAGATTGAGATCGGCGACCGCTTCCCGATGGATCAGGCAGCCGAGGCGCACCGGCTGATCGAAGAGCGCCGGTCGACCGGCAAAGTTGTGCTTATCCCGTAG
- a CDS encoding hemolysin family protein: protein MLYVEIAVVAVLICVNGLLSMSELAIVSSRPARLKAMIDRNVNGAGRALALGSNPGKFLSSVQIGITLVGVLSGAFSGATLGERLAQYLASIGVRENIADPLGVGIVVALITYASLIVGELVPKQIALKDPERVAVRAAPAMTILATVSAPVVFLLDISGRAVLWLLGQGGETEEKVTDEEIKMLVAEAEHHGTIESDERRMIAGVMRLGDRAVRAVMTPRTEVDWINLQSDEAAIKRLLMETQHSRLPAGDGNVDAMVGVIQTRDVLAALLAGRVLDPRQHVRAAPIVHDQADALDVLAKLKESDVPMALVHDEYGHFEGIVTPADILEAITGVFRSDLNAGEEENAVKREDGSWLLAGYMQADEMAEVLGIDLPENRDYETVAGYVLSHLHHLPATGECVDAQGWRFEVVDLDGRRIDKLIATRLPDGHRPVAR, encoded by the coding sequence ATGCTTTACGTTGAAATCGCCGTCGTGGCCGTCCTCATCTGCGTGAACGGCCTTTTGTCGATGTCGGAGCTCGCCATCGTCTCGTCGCGGCCGGCCCGCCTCAAGGCGATGATCGACCGCAACGTCAACGGCGCCGGCCGCGCGCTGGCGCTCGGTTCCAATCCCGGCAAATTCCTGTCCTCGGTGCAGATCGGCATCACGCTGGTCGGCGTTCTCTCGGGCGCTTTCTCCGGCGCCACGCTGGGTGAGCGATTGGCGCAATATCTCGCCTCGATCGGCGTCCGCGAGAACATCGCCGACCCGCTCGGCGTCGGCATCGTGGTTGCGCTTATCACCTATGCCTCGCTGATCGTCGGCGAGCTCGTGCCGAAGCAGATCGCGCTCAAGGATCCGGAGCGCGTCGCCGTCCGGGCGGCACCGGCGATGACCATCCTTGCCACCGTCTCGGCGCCGGTCGTCTTCCTGCTCGACATTTCCGGCCGCGCCGTCCTTTGGCTGCTCGGCCAGGGCGGCGAGACGGAAGAGAAGGTCACCGATGAAGAGATCAAGATGCTGGTCGCCGAGGCCGAGCATCACGGCACCATCGAATCCGACGAGCGGCGCATGATCGCCGGCGTCATGCGGCTTGGAGACCGCGCCGTGCGCGCCGTGATGACGCCGCGCACCGAGGTCGACTGGATCAATCTGCAGTCCGACGAGGCGGCCATCAAACGGCTGCTGATGGAGACGCAGCATTCGCGCCTGCCTGCCGGCGACGGCAATGTCGATGCCATGGTCGGCGTCATCCAGACGCGCGACGTGCTGGCTGCCCTGCTCGCCGGCAGGGTGCTGGATCCGCGCCAGCATGTGCGCGCCGCTCCCATCGTGCATGACCAGGCCGACGCGCTCGACGTGCTGGCCAAGCTGAAGGAATCGGACGTGCCGATGGCGTTGGTCCATGACGAATACGGCCATTTCGAAGGCATCGTCACGCCGGCCGACATACTGGAAGCCATCACCGGCGTTTTCCGCTCCGATCTCAATGCCGGCGAGGAAGAGAACGCCGTCAAGCGCGAGGACGGCTCCTGGCTGCTCGCCGGTTACATGCAGGCCGACGAGATGGCCGAGGTGCTGGGCATCGACCTGCCAGAGAACCGCGACTACGAGACCGTCGCCGGCTATGTGCTGTCGCATCTGCACCATCTGCCCGCGACCGGCGAATGCGTCGACGCCCAAGGCTGGCGCTTCGAAGTGGTCGACCTCGACGGCCGCCGCATCGACAAGCTGATCGCGACGCGACTGCCGGACGGGCATCGCCCGGTGGCGCGGTGA
- a CDS encoding extensin family protein: MAGRFVAMLAVARQNKAARLTAVRLATALAVASASACTTGDVFSLQPAVDVGNQTAAVPEVPQYSGMQRLVPSNPYMTQAAYPRMDEPMPPEEQMPAGEIDCRNELKRLGVVYTDVAPIHEGQCGIDYPVKVSAVGSVEMKPAATLTCNMAATFAAWTKNELVPAARWRYFSGVRTIHQGSSYSCRNIAGEGVLSEHGKGNALDVMSIELNNGDDIDVRKPGLFAFRTRGFLNNVRADGCQYFTTVLGPGYNYDHRNHFHFDIKNRKNGYRACR; this comes from the coding sequence ATGGCCGGAAGATTTGTCGCCATGCTTGCCGTGGCGCGACAAAACAAGGCTGCGCGCCTAACCGCCGTCAGGCTGGCGACGGCGCTTGCCGTCGCTTCGGCATCGGCCTGCACCACTGGCGACGTCTTCTCGCTGCAGCCGGCCGTCGATGTCGGCAACCAGACCGCGGCGGTGCCTGAGGTGCCGCAATATTCCGGCATGCAGCGGCTCGTTCCCTCCAATCCTTATATGACCCAGGCCGCCTATCCGCGCATGGATGAGCCGATGCCGCCGGAAGAGCAGATGCCGGCCGGCGAAATCGACTGCCGCAACGAGCTGAAGCGGCTCGGCGTCGTCTACACCGACGTGGCGCCGATCCACGAAGGCCAGTGCGGCATCGACTATCCGGTCAAGGTCTCGGCCGTCGGCAGCGTCGAAATGAAGCCCGCCGCCACGCTGACCTGCAACATGGCGGCGACCTTCGCCGCCTGGACGAAGAATGAACTCGTTCCGGCCGCCCGCTGGCGCTATTTCTCCGGCGTCAGGACAATCCACCAGGGCTCGAGCTATTCCTGTCGCAACATCGCCGGCGAAGGCGTCCTGTCCGAGCACGGCAAGGGCAACGCGCTCGACGTCATGAGCATCGAGCTCAACAATGGCGACGACATCGACGTGCGCAAGCCCGGTCTGTTCGCTTTCCGCACCCGCGGCTTCCTCAACAATGTGCGCGCCGACGGCTGCCAGTATTTCACCACGGTGCTCGGCCCCGGCTACAATTACGATCACCGCAACCACTTCCATTTCGACATCAAGAACCGCAAAAACGGCTATCGCGCCTGCCGCTGA
- a CDS encoding extensin family protein gives MIAATPLPRQLRPCRHRLRMMATLGFSAFCRVALPLTAAILLMTPAIARHHRPVHKGHPASISQSATPAPETPAAAPIPEPRPAAKPTPGSQPEPETPAVAPTPPEKPSELEPEPPETAPQPPEKPAKPEQEKMLPDPRSADLPADKMPDEEVACRARLKALGVEFEEHKAEHDAEIGCSIPYPIVLKTLGKSIDVGPGAELNCQMAEAAARFAADVIQPAAKAEFGADLKSIGQASAFVCRPRHSPGKLSEHAFGNALDIASFSLSDGTKIEVGPAPPEKDGKFLDAVRKAACGPFKTVLGPGADADHAMHFHLDLEPRRHGGTFCQ, from the coding sequence TTGATCGCAGCAACCCCGCTTCCAAGGCAACTCCGGCCATGCCGGCACCGTTTGCGGATGATGGCAACGCTGGGCTTTTCCGCTTTCTGCAGGGTGGCACTGCCTTTGACGGCGGCAATCTTGCTGATGACCCCGGCCATAGCCAGGCACCATCGCCCGGTACACAAAGGGCATCCGGCTTCGATTAGCCAGAGCGCCACGCCGGCACCCGAAACACCGGCGGCCGCACCTATTCCCGAGCCGCGTCCCGCTGCCAAGCCCACTCCGGGATCGCAGCCGGAGCCCGAGACGCCGGCAGTCGCCCCGACGCCGCCGGAAAAACCGTCCGAGTTGGAGCCGGAACCGCCTGAGACCGCGCCGCAACCTCCGGAAAAACCGGCCAAGCCGGAGCAGGAGAAAATGCTTCCTGATCCGCGTTCCGCCGACCTGCCAGCCGATAAAATGCCTGACGAAGAAGTGGCGTGCCGCGCGCGGCTGAAGGCGCTCGGCGTCGAATTCGAGGAGCACAAGGCTGAGCATGATGCCGAAATCGGCTGCTCGATTCCCTACCCGATCGTTTTGAAGACGCTTGGAAAATCCATCGATGTCGGCCCCGGCGCCGAACTCAACTGCCAGATGGCCGAGGCAGCAGCGCGCTTTGCCGCCGATGTCATCCAGCCGGCGGCGAAGGCCGAATTCGGCGCCGACCTGAAATCGATCGGCCAGGCGTCTGCCTTTGTCTGCCGCCCGCGTCATAGCCCGGGCAAACTGTCGGAACATGCCTTCGGCAACGCGCTCGACATCGCCTCCTTCAGCCTTTCGGACGGCACGAAGATCGAGGTCGGCCCGGCGCCGCCGGAGAAGGACGGCAAGTTTCTCGACGCGGTACGCAAGGCCGCCTGCGGGCCATTCAAGACCGTGCTTGGACCAGGCGCGGACGCCGACCATGCCATGCATTTCCACCTCGATCTCGAGCCGCGCCGGCACGGTGGGACCTTCTGCCAATGA